The following are from one region of the Melospiza melodia melodia isolate bMelMel2 chromosome 14, bMelMel2.pri, whole genome shotgun sequence genome:
- the MAPK9 gene encoding mitogen-activated protein kinase 9 isoform X1, protein MTDSKCDSQFYSVQVADSTFTVLKRYQQLKPIGSGAQGIVCAAFDTVLGINVAVKKLSRPFQNQTHAKRAYRELVLLKCVNHKNIISLLNVFTPQKSLEEFQDVYLVMELMDANLCQVIHMELDHERMSYLLYQMLCGIKHLHSAGIIHRDLKPSNIVVKSDCTLKILDFGLARTACTNFMMTPYVVTRYYRAPEVILGMGYKENVDIWSVGCIMGELVKGCVIFQGTDHIDQWNKVIEQLGTPSADFMKKLQPTVRNYVENRPKYPGIKFEELFPDWIFPSESDRDKLKTSQARDLLSKMLVVDPDKRISVDEALRHPYITVWYDPAEAEAPPPQIYDAQLEEREHAIEEWKELIYKEVMDWEERSKNGVVKDQPSDAAVNSNTSPSQSSSINDISSMSTEQTLASDTDSSLDALTGPLEGCR, encoded by the exons ATGACTGACAGTAAATGTGATAGTCAGTTTTACAGTGTTCAAGTTGCAGATTCAACATTCACTGTGCTAAAACGTTACCAGCAATTGAAGCCCATAGGATCAGGGGCACAGGGCATTGTTTG TGCTGCATTTGATACAGTGCTTGGAATCAATGTTGCTGTGAAGAAGCTGAGTCGTCCTTTTCAGAACCAAACCCACGCCAAGAGGGCCTACAGAGAGCTCGTTCTTCTGAAGTGCGTCAATCACAAAAAT ATTATTAGTTTATTAAATGTATTTACACCACAGAAGTCACTAGAAGAATTTCAGGATGT ATATTTGGTTATGGAGCTGATGGATGCAAATTTATGCCAGGTTATTCATATGGAATTGGATCATGAAAGAATGTCTTACCTTCTTTACCAAATGCTATGTGGGATCAAGCATCTCCACTCAGCTGGTATCATCCACAGA GATTTGAAACCCAGCAACATAGTAGTAAAATCAGATTGCACACTAAAAATCCTTGATTTTGGACTGGCAAGAACAGCATGTACTAACTTCATGATGACCCCATATGTGGTAACTCGATATTACAGAGCACCAGAGGTTATCCTGGGGATGGGATACAAGGAGAATG TTGATATCTGGTCAGTTGGGTGCATCATGGGAGAATTGGTGAAAGGTTGTGTGATATTCCAAGGCACTGATC ATATTGATCAATGGAATAAAGTTATTGAACAATTAGGAACACCATCAGCAGACTTCATGAAGAAACTGCAGCCTACAGTGAGGAATTATGTAGAAAACAGGCCAAAATATCCTGGTATTAAATTTGAAGAGCTCTTCCCAGACTGGATATTTCCATCAGAATCTGATCGGGACAAGTTAAAAA CCAGCCAAGCTAGAGATTTATTGTCAAAAATGCTTGTAGTAGATCCAGACAAGAGAATTTCTGTAGATGAAGCCTTACGTCATCCTTATATTACTGTCTGGTATGATCCAGCTGAAGCAGAAGCT cCTCCACCTCAAATCTATGATGCACAATTGGAAGAAAGAGAACATGCAATTGAAGAATGGAAAG AATTAATATACAAAGAAGTTATGGATTGGGAAGAAAGGAGCAAGAATGGTGTGGTAAAAGATCAGCCCTCAG aTGCAGCAGTGAATAGCAACACCAGTCCTTCCCAGTCATCATCTATCAATGACATTTCATCCATGTCAACAGAGCAAACATTGGCCTCAGACACAGACAGCAGCCTGGATGCCTTGACAGGACCCCTGGAAGGATGTCGATGA
- the MAPK9 gene encoding mitogen-activated protein kinase 9 isoform X2: MTDSKCDSQFYSVQVADSTFTVLKRYQQLKPIGSGAQGIVCAAFDTVLGINVAVKKLSRPFQNQTHAKRAYRELVLLKCVNHKNIISLLNVFTPQKSLEEFQDVYLVMELMDANLCQVIHMELDHERMSYLLYQMLCGIKHLHSAGIIHRDLKPSNIVVKSDCTLKILDFGLARTACTNFMMTPYVVTRYYRAPEVILGMGYKENVDIWSVGCIMAEMVLHKVLFPGRDYIDQWNKVIEQLGTPSADFMKKLQPTVRNYVENRPKYPGIKFEELFPDWIFPSESDRDKLKTSQARDLLSKMLVVDPDKRISVDEALRHPYITVWYDPAEAEAPPPQIYDAQLEEREHAIEEWKELIYKEVMDWEERSKNGVVKDQPSDAAVNSNTSPSQSSSINDISSMSTEQTLASDTDSSLDALTGPLEGCR, translated from the exons ATGACTGACAGTAAATGTGATAGTCAGTTTTACAGTGTTCAAGTTGCAGATTCAACATTCACTGTGCTAAAACGTTACCAGCAATTGAAGCCCATAGGATCAGGGGCACAGGGCATTGTTTG TGCTGCATTTGATACAGTGCTTGGAATCAATGTTGCTGTGAAGAAGCTGAGTCGTCCTTTTCAGAACCAAACCCACGCCAAGAGGGCCTACAGAGAGCTCGTTCTTCTGAAGTGCGTCAATCACAAAAAT ATTATTAGTTTATTAAATGTATTTACACCACAGAAGTCACTAGAAGAATTTCAGGATGT ATATTTGGTTATGGAGCTGATGGATGCAAATTTATGCCAGGTTATTCATATGGAATTGGATCATGAAAGAATGTCTTACCTTCTTTACCAAATGCTATGTGGGATCAAGCATCTCCACTCAGCTGGTATCATCCACAGA GATTTGAAACCCAGCAACATAGTAGTAAAATCAGATTGCACACTAAAAATCCTTGATTTTGGACTGGCAAGAACAGCATGTACTAACTTCATGATGACCCCATATGTGGTAACTCGATATTACAGAGCACCAGAGGTTATCCTGGGGATGGGATACAAGGAGAATG TGGATATCTGGTCTGTTGGGTGCATTATGGCAGAAATGGTCCTCCATAAAGTCCTGTTCCCAGGAAGAGATT ATATTGATCAATGGAATAAAGTTATTGAACAATTAGGAACACCATCAGCAGACTTCATGAAGAAACTGCAGCCTACAGTGAGGAATTATGTAGAAAACAGGCCAAAATATCCTGGTATTAAATTTGAAGAGCTCTTCCCAGACTGGATATTTCCATCAGAATCTGATCGGGACAAGTTAAAAA CCAGCCAAGCTAGAGATTTATTGTCAAAAATGCTTGTAGTAGATCCAGACAAGAGAATTTCTGTAGATGAAGCCTTACGTCATCCTTATATTACTGTCTGGTATGATCCAGCTGAAGCAGAAGCT cCTCCACCTCAAATCTATGATGCACAATTGGAAGAAAGAGAACATGCAATTGAAGAATGGAAAG AATTAATATACAAAGAAGTTATGGATTGGGAAGAAAGGAGCAAGAATGGTGTGGTAAAAGATCAGCCCTCAG aTGCAGCAGTGAATAGCAACACCAGTCCTTCCCAGTCATCATCTATCAATGACATTTCATCCATGTCAACAGAGCAAACATTGGCCTCAGACACAGACAGCAGCCTGGATGCCTTGACAGGACCCCTGGAAGGATGTCGATGA
- the MAPK9 gene encoding mitogen-activated protein kinase 9 isoform X3 — protein sequence MTDSKCDSQFYSVQVADSTFTVLKRYQQLKPIGSGAQGIVCAAFDTVLGINVAVKKLSRPFQNQTHAKRAYRELVLLKCVNHKNIISLLNVFTPQKSLEEFQDVYLVMELMDANLCQVIHMELDHERMSYLLYQMLCGIKHLHSAGIIHRDLKPSNIVVKSDCTLKILDFGLARTACTNFMMTPYVVTRYYRAPEVILGMGYKENVDIWSVGCIMGELVKGCVIFQGTDHIDQWNKVIEQLGTPSADFMKKLQPTVRNYVENRPKYPGIKFEELFPDWIFPSESDRDKLKTSQARDLLSKMLVVDPDKRISVDEALRHPYITVWYDPAEAEAPPPQIYDAQLEEREHAIEEWKELIYKEVMDWEERSKNGVVKDQPSAQMQQ from the exons ATGACTGACAGTAAATGTGATAGTCAGTTTTACAGTGTTCAAGTTGCAGATTCAACATTCACTGTGCTAAAACGTTACCAGCAATTGAAGCCCATAGGATCAGGGGCACAGGGCATTGTTTG TGCTGCATTTGATACAGTGCTTGGAATCAATGTTGCTGTGAAGAAGCTGAGTCGTCCTTTTCAGAACCAAACCCACGCCAAGAGGGCCTACAGAGAGCTCGTTCTTCTGAAGTGCGTCAATCACAAAAAT ATTATTAGTTTATTAAATGTATTTACACCACAGAAGTCACTAGAAGAATTTCAGGATGT ATATTTGGTTATGGAGCTGATGGATGCAAATTTATGCCAGGTTATTCATATGGAATTGGATCATGAAAGAATGTCTTACCTTCTTTACCAAATGCTATGTGGGATCAAGCATCTCCACTCAGCTGGTATCATCCACAGA GATTTGAAACCCAGCAACATAGTAGTAAAATCAGATTGCACACTAAAAATCCTTGATTTTGGACTGGCAAGAACAGCATGTACTAACTTCATGATGACCCCATATGTGGTAACTCGATATTACAGAGCACCAGAGGTTATCCTGGGGATGGGATACAAGGAGAATG TTGATATCTGGTCAGTTGGGTGCATCATGGGAGAATTGGTGAAAGGTTGTGTGATATTCCAAGGCACTGATC ATATTGATCAATGGAATAAAGTTATTGAACAATTAGGAACACCATCAGCAGACTTCATGAAGAAACTGCAGCCTACAGTGAGGAATTATGTAGAAAACAGGCCAAAATATCCTGGTATTAAATTTGAAGAGCTCTTCCCAGACTGGATATTTCCATCAGAATCTGATCGGGACAAGTTAAAAA CCAGCCAAGCTAGAGATTTATTGTCAAAAATGCTTGTAGTAGATCCAGACAAGAGAATTTCTGTAGATGAAGCCTTACGTCATCCTTATATTACTGTCTGGTATGATCCAGCTGAAGCAGAAGCT cCTCCACCTCAAATCTATGATGCACAATTGGAAGAAAGAGAACATGCAATTGAAGAATGGAAAG AATTAATATACAAAGAAGTTATGGATTGGGAAGAAAGGAGCAAGAATGGTGTGGTAAAAGATCAGCCCTCAG cacagaTGCAGCAGTGA